In one window of Nocardiopsis aegyptia DNA:
- a CDS encoding dihydrofolate reductase family protein: protein MSMTRAHISVSLDGYTAGPDQSPEQPLGAGGERLHDWVVELAAWREPHGMEGGEVNASTPVVTEVQSDVGAVVMGRNMFGGGPGAWDEQNPWTGWWGEEPPFHAPVFVVTHHPREPLEMAGGTTFHFVTEGPAAAVERARRAAGDQDVLVAGGAATVRSCLAAGLVHRLDLALVPLLLGSGTRLFDGVTGPAFEQERVVSAPGVTHLRYRVLS from the coding sequence ATGAGCATGACGAGGGCCCACATCTCCGTCTCCCTGGACGGGTACACCGCCGGACCGGACCAGAGCCCCGAGCAGCCGCTCGGGGCGGGCGGCGAGCGCCTGCACGACTGGGTGGTCGAACTGGCGGCCTGGCGGGAACCGCACGGGATGGAGGGCGGCGAGGTGAACGCCTCCACACCCGTGGTCACCGAGGTCCAGTCCGACGTCGGCGCCGTGGTGATGGGCCGGAACATGTTCGGGGGCGGCCCCGGAGCGTGGGACGAGCAGAACCCGTGGACGGGCTGGTGGGGCGAGGAGCCGCCCTTCCACGCCCCGGTGTTCGTGGTGACCCACCACCCCAGGGAGCCCCTGGAGATGGCGGGCGGCACGACCTTCCACTTCGTGACGGAGGGCCCGGCCGCGGCCGTGGAGCGGGCGCGCCGTGCGGCCGGCGACCAGGACGTCCTGGTCGCCGGGGGAGCCGCCACCGTCCGGAGCTGCTTGGCCGCCGGGCTGGTGCACCGGTTGGACCTGGCCCTGGTCCCGCTGCTCCTGGGCTCCGGCACGCGGCTGTTCGACGGCGTCACCGGCCCCGCGTTCGAGCAGGAGCGCGTGGTGTCCGCCCCCGGGGTCACCCACCTGCGCTACCGCGTCCTGTCGTGA
- a CDS encoding chaplin family protein: MTHATQARITALVAAGLLTITGAAAAHADTTTSGNGSIGGGNQVGIDADAPVNACGNSAAVLGVAGAGCTDDEATVEEASSTEGPSGYDGYTPPEEEPSESPSESPSEGPSEGPSEGPSESPSESPSESPSEGPSEGPSEGPSEGPSEGPSEGPSERPSEGPPQLPRTGASGLASWVAAAAAAVLAGTGLVVFGLRRRTRH; encoded by the coding sequence ATGACGCACGCGACACAGGCCAGGATCACCGCCCTCGTGGCAGCGGGCCTGCTCACCATCACCGGGGCCGCAGCGGCCCACGCCGACACCACCACCAGCGGGAACGGATCGATCGGCGGCGGGAACCAGGTCGGCATCGACGCGGACGCGCCGGTCAACGCCTGCGGGAACTCCGCCGCGGTCCTCGGTGTCGCCGGAGCCGGCTGCACCGACGACGAGGCCACCGTCGAGGAGGCCTCCTCCACCGAGGGGCCGAGCGGCTACGACGGCTACACGCCGCCCGAGGAGGAGCCCTCCGAATCGCCCTCCGAATCGCCGTCCGAGGGTCCGTCCGAGGGCCCCTCGGAAGGTCCCTCGGAGAGCCCGTCGGAAAGCCCCTCCGAGAGCCCCTCGGAAGGCCCGTCCGAGGGTCCGTCGGAAGGCCCGTCCGAGGGTCCGTCGGAAGGCCCCTCCGAGGGCCCGTCCGAGCGTCCGTCCGAGGGTCCGCCGCAGCTGCCCCGTACCGGTGCCTCCGGCCTGGCCTCCTGGGTCGCCGCCGCGGCCGCCGCCGTCCTGGCCGGTACCGGACTGGTCGTCTTCGGCCTCCGCCGCCGCACCCGCCACTGA
- the topA gene encoding type I DNA topoisomerase: MPPTKGSAGKNGSKDSGRQGAGNALVIVESPAKAKTIAGYLGRGYVVESSIGHIRDMPAKAAEIPAKYKGQPWARLGVDVDGNFEPLYVVNPDKKSHVKKLKELMADADELLLATDEDREGEAIAWHLLEELKPRIPVKRMVFNEITKDAIQRAARNTRDLNTRLVSAQETRRILDRLYGYEVSPVLWKKVMPKLSAGRVQSVATRLVVERERERMAFTSAEYWDLKAVFDATEAGVPEGPATFPATLVSVDGKRIAVGRDFTPQGTLRADRDVRQLDEAAARGLAERLSGTGFSVRSVERKPYRRSPYAPFRTTTLQQEASRKLGLSAKQAMQVAQRLYENGYITYMRTDSTTLSDSAVNAARNQVRRLYGGDYLPAKPRVYASKVKNAQEAHEAIRPAGEEFRTPAETGLSGPEFRLYELIWKRTVASQMKDAVGESVTVRIEGASSGGEVAEFSATGKIITFHGFLKAYVEGSDDPAADLDDRERRLPPMSEGDPLKAQALEAEGHSTRPPARYTEASLVKELEEREIGRPSTYAAIIGTIQDRGYVFKKGTALVPSFLAFAVVQLLERHFGNLVDYAFTARLEDVLDAIARGEAESLPWLRRFYFGGEDAQGGHETGLKELVGDHLSEIDPKEVSSLPLPGTDIVLRVGRYGPYLDRDGVRVNVPEDLAPDELTEEKAEELFAQPSGDRELGVDPETGRAIVAKSGRFGPYVTEVIEDPAEAEGEAKPKSRAKAKEKPRTSSLLKSMSLDTVTLEDALRLLSLPRVVGQLDGEDVTAQNGRYGPYLKKGTDSRSLETEEQMFTVTLEEAQAIFAQPKQRGRRAAAPPLRELGKDPESGATMVIKDGRFGPYVTDGEVNASLRKGDEVDGITDERAAELLAERRAKAPAKKKAPAKKAPAKKPAAKKTTAAKKTTTTTAKKTTTRKSTAAAKTGVPRTSAKKDSGAQ; encoded by the coding sequence GTGCCACCCACGAAGGGCAGCGCCGGCAAGAACGGCTCGAAGGACAGCGGACGCCAAGGGGCGGGCAACGCCCTCGTCATCGTCGAGTCGCCCGCCAAGGCGAAGACCATCGCCGGATACCTGGGCCGCGGCTACGTCGTGGAGTCCAGCATCGGCCACATCCGCGACATGCCCGCCAAGGCCGCCGAGATCCCCGCCAAGTACAAGGGACAGCCCTGGGCGCGGCTCGGCGTGGACGTCGACGGGAACTTCGAGCCCCTCTACGTCGTCAACCCCGACAAGAAGTCGCACGTCAAGAAGCTCAAGGAGCTCATGGCGGACGCCGACGAACTCCTCCTCGCCACAGATGAGGACCGCGAGGGCGAGGCGATCGCCTGGCACCTGCTCGAAGAGCTCAAGCCCAGGATCCCCGTCAAGCGCATGGTGTTCAACGAGATCACCAAGGACGCCATCCAGCGCGCCGCACGCAACACCCGCGACCTCAACACCCGCCTGGTCAGCGCGCAGGAGACCCGCCGCATCCTGGACCGCCTCTACGGCTACGAGGTCTCCCCGGTGCTGTGGAAGAAGGTCATGCCGAAGCTGTCGGCGGGCCGCGTGCAGTCCGTGGCCACCCGCCTGGTGGTCGAGCGCGAACGCGAGCGGATGGCCTTCACCTCCGCGGAGTACTGGGACCTCAAGGCGGTCTTCGACGCCACCGAGGCCGGTGTGCCGGAGGGTCCCGCGACCTTCCCCGCCACCCTGGTCTCCGTGGACGGCAAGCGCATCGCCGTGGGCCGGGACTTCACCCCGCAGGGCACGCTGCGCGCGGACCGCGACGTCCGCCAGCTGGACGAGGCCGCCGCCCGCGGCCTGGCCGAGCGCCTGTCCGGAACCGGGTTCTCGGTGCGCTCGGTCGAGCGCAAGCCCTACCGCCGCTCGCCCTACGCGCCGTTCCGCACCACGACCCTGCAGCAGGAGGCCTCGCGCAAGCTGGGCCTGTCCGCCAAGCAGGCCATGCAGGTCGCCCAGCGCCTCTACGAGAACGGCTACATCACCTACATGCGTACCGACAGCACCACGCTGTCGGACAGCGCGGTCAACGCCGCGCGCAACCAGGTCCGGCGCCTGTACGGCGGCGACTACCTCCCCGCCAAGCCCCGCGTCTACGCCAGCAAGGTGAAGAACGCGCAGGAGGCGCACGAGGCGATCCGCCCGGCGGGCGAGGAGTTCCGCACGCCCGCCGAGACCGGACTGTCCGGCCCCGAGTTCCGGCTCTACGAGCTCATCTGGAAGCGCACCGTCGCCTCCCAGATGAAGGACGCGGTCGGCGAGTCCGTCACGGTGCGCATCGAGGGCGCCTCCTCGGGCGGCGAGGTCGCCGAGTTCAGCGCGACCGGCAAGATCATCACCTTCCACGGGTTCCTCAAGGCCTACGTGGAGGGCTCCGACGACCCGGCGGCCGACCTGGACGACCGCGAGCGGCGGCTGCCGCCGATGTCGGAGGGCGACCCGCTCAAGGCGCAGGCCCTGGAGGCCGAGGGCCACAGCACCCGGCCGCCGGCGCGCTACACCGAGGCAAGCCTGGTCAAGGAGCTGGAGGAGCGGGAGATCGGCCGGCCCTCCACCTACGCCGCCATCATCGGCACCATCCAGGACCGCGGCTACGTGTTCAAGAAGGGCACGGCGCTCGTGCCGTCCTTCCTGGCCTTCGCCGTCGTGCAACTGCTGGAGCGCCACTTCGGCAACCTGGTGGACTACGCGTTCACCGCCCGGCTGGAGGACGTGCTCGACGCCATCGCCCGCGGCGAGGCCGAGAGCCTGCCGTGGCTGCGCCGGTTCTACTTCGGCGGCGAGGACGCGCAGGGCGGGCACGAGACCGGTCTCAAGGAGCTGGTGGGCGACCACCTCTCCGAGATCGACCCCAAGGAGGTCAGCTCCCTGCCGCTGCCCGGGACCGACATCGTGCTGCGGGTGGGGCGCTACGGCCCCTACCTGGACCGCGACGGCGTCCGGGTCAACGTGCCGGAGGACCTGGCCCCGGACGAACTGACCGAGGAGAAGGCCGAGGAGCTGTTCGCGCAGCCCAGCGGCGACCGCGAGCTCGGCGTCGACCCCGAGACGGGGCGCGCGATCGTGGCCAAGTCCGGGCGCTTCGGCCCCTACGTCACCGAGGTCATCGAGGACCCGGCGGAGGCGGAGGGCGAGGCCAAGCCCAAGAGCCGGGCCAAGGCCAAGGAGAAGCCGCGGACCAGCTCCCTGCTCAAGTCGATGTCCCTGGACACGGTCACCCTGGAGGACGCGCTGCGGCTGCTGTCCCTGCCCAGGGTCGTGGGCCAGCTGGACGGCGAGGACGTCACGGCGCAGAACGGCCGCTACGGCCCGTACCTGAAGAAGGGCACGGACAGCCGCTCCCTGGAGACCGAGGAACAGATGTTCACGGTCACCCTGGAAGAGGCGCAGGCGATCTTCGCCCAGCCCAAGCAGCGCGGACGCCGCGCGGCGGCCCCGCCCCTGCGCGAGCTGGGCAAGGACCCCGAGTCCGGCGCCACGATGGTGATCAAGGACGGCCGGTTCGGCCCCTACGTCACCGACGGAGAGGTCAACGCGTCGCTGCGCAAGGGTGACGAGGTCGACGGGATCACCGACGAGCGGGCGGCGGAGCTGCTGGCCGAGCGGCGGGCCAAGGCCCCGGCGAAGAAGAAGGCGCCGGCCAAGAAGGCGCCCGCCAAGAAGCCCGCGGCCAAGAAGACCACGGCCGCGAAGAAGACCACGACCACCACGGCCAAGAAGACGACGACGCGCAAGTCCACCGCCGCGGCCAAGACCGGGGTGCCGCGGACCAGCGCCAAGAAGGACTCGGGCGCCCAGTAG
- a CDS encoding DNA polymerase III subunit delta', with translation MTVFDDLIGQRAAVGRLERAVAGAGDLVAGGPGTGMTHAWLFTGPPGSGRSEAARAFAAALQCPDGGCGHCASCHQVLTGTHPDVLYVRPSGLSYGVAATRDLVLKAGSKPSGGRFRIVLFEDADRATEAASNALLKAVEEPSPRTVWLLCTPTPDDLLITIRSRCRMVTLATPPTSELVAALVQRDGVDPDTARSAARAAAGRIDRARQLATDPEARRRREEVLSIPVRLDGTGACVVAAARLYEIAEEDSKTLTAALDEQERSEMRAAFGEGSTGKGVAKAIRGSAGAMKDLEERQKRRATRIKRDSYDRALLDLAAFYRDVLALQLGAQVELSTAERSGDLERVARAGTPESTLRRIDAIMECRTRIGANVHPQIAMEAMTSALLAG, from the coding sequence TTGACGGTCTTCGACGACCTGATCGGCCAGCGGGCCGCGGTCGGCCGACTCGAACGGGCCGTGGCCGGAGCGGGCGACCTCGTCGCCGGCGGGCCGGGCACGGGTATGACGCACGCCTGGCTGTTCACCGGGCCGCCCGGGTCGGGCCGGTCCGAGGCCGCGCGCGCCTTCGCCGCCGCGCTCCAGTGCCCCGACGGCGGGTGCGGCCACTGCGCCTCCTGCCACCAGGTGCTCACCGGGACCCACCCCGACGTGCTGTACGTCCGGCCCAGCGGCCTGAGCTACGGCGTGGCCGCCACCCGCGACCTGGTGCTGAAGGCCGGTTCCAAGCCGTCCGGCGGGCGGTTCCGGATCGTCCTGTTCGAGGACGCCGACCGCGCCACCGAGGCCGCCTCCAACGCGCTGCTCAAGGCCGTGGAGGAGCCCTCGCCGCGCACGGTGTGGCTGCTGTGCACCCCCACGCCCGACGACCTGCTCATCACCATCCGCTCCCGCTGCCGCATGGTGACCCTGGCCACACCCCCCACCTCGGAACTCGTCGCCGCCCTCGTCCAGCGCGACGGCGTGGACCCCGACACCGCCCGGTCCGCCGCGCGCGCCGCCGCGGGCCGCATCGACCGCGCCCGACAGCTCGCCACCGACCCCGAGGCCCGGCGCCGCCGCGAGGAGGTGCTCTCGATCCCGGTGCGGCTGGACGGCACGGGCGCCTGCGTCGTCGCCGCGGCCCGGCTCTACGAGATCGCGGAGGAGGACTCCAAGACCCTCACCGCCGCGCTCGACGAGCAGGAGAGGAGCGAGATGCGGGCGGCCTTCGGCGAGGGGTCCACCGGCAAGGGCGTCGCCAAGGCGATCCGGGGGTCGGCGGGCGCCATGAAGGACCTGGAGGAGCGGCAGAAGCGCCGTGCCACGCGCATCAAACGGGACTCCTACGACCGCGCCCTGCTCGATCTGGCGGCGTTCTACCGCGACGTCCTCGCACTCCAGCTCGGCGCCCAGGTGGAACTGTCCACGGCCGAGCGCTCCGGCGACCTGGAGCGTGTGGCCCGCGCCGGCACACCCGAGTCCACGCTCCGCCGGATCGACGCCATCATGGAGTGCCGGACGCGCATCGGCGCCAACGTGCACCCCCAGATCGCCATGGAGGCGATGACCTCCGCACTGCTGGCCGGCTGA
- the tmk gene encoding dTMP kinase: protein MSRSAPLGAPDEARNVLAITPFRRLWISLTLSSLGDWLSLLALMSLAAIFTADSATLVRYLAVSGVVVIKLAPSIVLSPLVAALADRLDRRWTMVAGDVLRALLYVSIPLVGLLFPGFALEWLLIAAFLAEVVELFWTPAKDAAVPTLVPRRLQREAGRLCLLVSYGTAPVAALLFAALASVGNLLGALVPSLASPEADVALYLNGLMFLVAAIVVAGLPIPKHKPAKGGAGTRDADLLRSMWTGRRAAGASPLGRGLVLGMLVALAAGGTVVGVGRLHVEGLGAGNAGFGVVFAAVFAGMALGMLAGPRVLKKFSRRRLFGVSVAVAGLALLFSGAVADMVLTAVLTTLLGVGAGVAWGLGTALLGEEAGDEDRDRALAFLHGCARVVLVAAAAVAALAAGFIGDYALPVGPLTYDLRGSGVVLMAVGLIAVVVAWVSYRQVNRDDPEAGPGLVPELVAALRGVDLTEDQEEEPEHPGAFIVLEGGEGAGKSTQVRELTVWLREQGFEVVGTRQPGATKLGMRLRGLLLDRENSHITPRAEVLLYAADKADHVEQEILPALRRGAVVISDRYVDSLLAYQGAGRDLAPDEIRGISDWATQDLVPDLTVLLDVSPEAGLSRLGGPADRIESESLEFHDRVRKSFLALAKRDPERYLVVDASEPQGRISKEIRRRVRSLLPDPVDAGSEAVTGMIPVIKSD from the coding sequence ATGAGCAGATCTGCACCCCTGGGAGCGCCGGACGAGGCGCGCAACGTCCTCGCGATCACACCCTTCAGAAGGCTGTGGATCTCGCTTACCCTGTCCAGTCTTGGTGACTGGCTGAGCCTCTTGGCCCTGATGTCCCTGGCGGCGATCTTCACCGCCGACTCCGCCACGCTGGTCCGGTACCTCGCGGTCAGCGGCGTCGTGGTGATCAAGCTCGCCCCGTCGATCGTGCTGAGCCCGCTGGTCGCGGCGCTCGCCGACCGTCTCGACCGGCGCTGGACGATGGTCGCCGGCGACGTGCTGCGCGCCCTGCTGTACGTCTCCATCCCCCTCGTCGGACTCCTCTTCCCCGGCTTCGCGCTGGAGTGGCTGCTCATCGCGGCCTTCCTCGCCGAGGTCGTCGAACTCTTCTGGACCCCGGCCAAGGACGCCGCCGTCCCGACGCTGGTCCCGCGCAGGCTCCAGCGGGAGGCCGGTCGGCTGTGCCTGCTGGTCTCCTACGGCACCGCCCCCGTCGCCGCGCTGCTCTTCGCCGCGCTGGCCTCGGTCGGCAACCTGCTCGGCGCGCTGGTGCCGTCCCTGGCCAGCCCCGAGGCGGACGTCGCGCTCTACCTCAACGGCCTGATGTTCCTCGTCGCCGCGATCGTGGTCGCGGGGCTGCCGATTCCCAAGCACAAGCCCGCCAAGGGCGGCGCCGGCACCAGGGACGCGGACCTCCTGCGGTCAATGTGGACCGGCCGGCGCGCCGCCGGCGCCTCGCCGCTCGGGCGCGGCCTGGTGCTGGGCATGCTCGTCGCGCTGGCCGCCGGCGGCACCGTCGTCGGTGTCGGCCGCCTGCACGTCGAGGGCCTGGGCGCGGGCAACGCCGGCTTCGGCGTCGTCTTCGCCGCCGTGTTCGCCGGCATGGCCCTGGGGATGCTCGCCGGCCCCCGCGTGCTCAAGAAGTTCAGCCGCCGGCGCCTGTTCGGCGTGAGTGTGGCCGTGGCCGGGCTGGCCCTGCTCTTCTCCGGCGCCGTCGCCGACATGGTGCTCACCGCCGTCCTCACGACCCTGCTGGGCGTGGGCGCGGGGGTCGCCTGGGGCCTCGGCACGGCCCTGCTCGGCGAGGAGGCCGGGGACGAGGACCGCGACCGCGCCCTGGCGTTCCTGCACGGTTGCGCGCGCGTCGTCCTGGTGGCCGCCGCCGCGGTCGCCGCTCTGGCCGCCGGGTTCATCGGCGACTACGCCCTCCCCGTGGGCCCCCTCACCTACGACCTGCGCGGCAGCGGGGTCGTCCTGATGGCGGTCGGACTGATCGCCGTCGTCGTGGCCTGGGTCAGCTACCGCCAGGTCAACCGCGACGACCCCGAGGCCGGTCCCGGCCTGGTGCCCGAGCTGGTCGCCGCCCTGCGCGGGGTGGACCTCACCGAGGACCAGGAGGAGGAGCCCGAGCACCCCGGCGCCTTCATCGTCCTGGAGGGCGGCGAGGGCGCGGGCAAGTCCACCCAGGTCCGTGAGCTCACCGTGTGGCTGCGCGAGCAGGGGTTCGAGGTCGTCGGCACCCGGCAGCCGGGTGCGACCAAGCTCGGCATGCGCCTGCGCGGGCTGCTGCTGGACCGGGAGAACTCGCACATCACCCCCCGCGCCGAGGTGCTGCTGTACGCGGCCGACAAGGCGGACCACGTCGAGCAGGAGATCCTGCCCGCGCTCCGGCGCGGCGCCGTGGTCATCAGCGACCGGTACGTCGACTCGCTCCTGGCCTACCAGGGCGCGGGACGCGACCTCGCGCCGGACGAGATCCGCGGGATCAGCGACTGGGCCACCCAGGACCTCGTCCCGGACCTGACGGTCCTGTTGGACGTGAGCCCCGAGGCGGGACTGTCCCGCCTGGGCGGACCGGCCGACCGCATCGAGTCGGAGTCGCTGGAGTTCCACGACCGCGTCCGCAAGAGCTTCCTGGCGCTCGCGAAGCGGGACCCGGAGCGCTACCTGGTCGTGGACGCGTCCGAGCCGCAGGGAAGGATCTCCAAGGAGATCCGGCGCCGGGTGCGCTCCCTGCTGCCCGACCCGGTCGACGCCGGATCCGAGGCCGTGACCGGGATGATCCCCGTCATCAAGAGCGACTGA
- a CDS encoding alpha/beta hydrolase, whose translation MALGIAGAVLLASGCTGGGGTGGGAAPTEESGPLTEFTSQELAWGDCEEGGSEVECAVYEVPMDYGDLDGERIEIAVKRLPAAGNDPLGSLLINPGGPGGSGYDYVDHAAFGISEDVRERFDVVGFDPRGVGRSSPLTCLDAEEIDDFLGVEVTDGPGDDVEDAAEIVQSSQEFVKACETNAPDLMRHMGTADVARDMDVLRALVGDERLTYLGASYGTHIGAQYADQFPERVRALVLDGAVDPSQEQLDMSVEQATGFETALRAFVADCVTRSDCPLGGPGTSVDEGVAALDAFLDEATERPLANSADDREVNGARAELGVLAALYTESWWPRVREALTAAIEDGDGTGLVLLGDDLYGRADTEEYENSTAALIAVNCSDSASPREVEEYAEAAEEAGEESPIFGPMLAWGALPCAYWPEEAVADGGELTAAGADPIMVVGTTRDSATPYAWAEALAEQLEPGFLVTRDGDGHTGYRMGDACVDAMVDAYLIDLAVPEDGMACA comes from the coding sequence GTGGCGCTCGGGATCGCGGGCGCGGTGCTGCTGGCCTCCGGCTGTACGGGCGGCGGCGGTACCGGTGGCGGGGCCGCGCCGACGGAGGAGTCCGGACCCCTCACGGAGTTCACCTCCCAGGAGCTGGCCTGGGGCGACTGCGAGGAGGGCGGCTCCGAGGTCGAGTGCGCCGTGTACGAGGTGCCCATGGACTACGGGGACCTCGACGGCGAGCGGATCGAGATCGCGGTCAAGCGGCTGCCCGCCGCGGGGAACGACCCCCTCGGCTCCCTGCTCATCAACCCGGGCGGACCCGGCGGATCGGGCTACGACTACGTGGACCACGCCGCCTTCGGTATCAGCGAGGACGTACGGGAGCGCTTCGACGTGGTCGGCTTCGACCCGCGCGGCGTGGGCCGCAGCTCGCCGCTGACCTGCCTGGACGCGGAGGAGATCGACGACTTCCTCGGTGTGGAGGTCACCGATGGCCCCGGGGACGACGTGGAGGACGCGGCGGAGATCGTCCAGAGCAGCCAGGAGTTCGTCAAGGCCTGCGAGACCAACGCGCCCGACCTCATGCGCCACATGGGCACCGCCGACGTCGCCCGCGACATGGACGTGCTGCGCGCCCTGGTCGGCGACGAGCGGCTGACCTACCTGGGCGCGTCCTACGGCACGCACATCGGCGCCCAGTACGCCGACCAGTTCCCCGAGCGGGTGCGTGCCCTGGTCCTGGACGGGGCGGTCGACCCCAGCCAGGAACAGCTCGACATGAGCGTGGAACAGGCCACCGGGTTCGAGACCGCGCTGCGCGCCTTCGTGGCGGACTGCGTCACCCGCTCCGACTGCCCGCTGGGCGGACCGGGGACCAGCGTCGACGAGGGTGTGGCCGCTCTCGACGCGTTCCTGGACGAGGCCACGGAGCGGCCGCTGGCCAACTCCGCCGACGACCGCGAGGTCAATGGGGCCCGCGCCGAGCTGGGCGTGCTCGCCGCGCTGTACACGGAGAGCTGGTGGCCACGGGTGCGCGAGGCCCTCACCGCCGCGATCGAGGACGGCGACGGCACGGGCCTGGTCCTGCTCGGCGACGACCTCTACGGGCGCGCCGACACCGAGGAGTACGAGAACTCCACCGCCGCGCTCATCGCGGTGAACTGCTCGGACTCCGCCAGCCCGCGCGAGGTCGAGGAGTACGCGGAGGCCGCCGAGGAGGCGGGCGAGGAGTCGCCGATCTTCGGGCCGATGCTCGCCTGGGGCGCCCTGCCGTGCGCGTACTGGCCGGAGGAGGCCGTGGCCGACGGCGGCGAGCTGACCGCGGCCGGCGCCGACCCGATCATGGTGGTGGGCACCACCCGCGACTCCGCGACCCCCTACGCGTGGGCGGAGGCGCTCGCCGAGCAGCTGGAGCCCGGATTCCTGGTCACCCGGGACGGCGACGGCCACACGGGCTACCGGATGGGCGACGCGTGCGTGGACGCGATGGTGGACGCCTACCTCATCGACCTCGCGGTTCCCGAGGACGGCATGGCCTGCGCCTGA